Proteins encoded together in one Halalkaliarchaeum sp. AArc-CO window:
- a CDS encoding NAD(P)/FAD-dependent oxidoreductase: protein MGAQVVVVGSGYAGAGAVTAFEDAIRDDEAELTWISDHEYHLVLHEVHRVIRDPDVAPKITIPVSEIKSDATDFLQGRVTGIDTDERTVSLGDGRQIAYDYLLVGVGSGTAFYGIEGLEEHSFTLKGLEDARRIHREVTEAGERATRAEPARVIVGGAGLSGIQTAGEIATYCDETQFPIEVTLVEGLDEVFPGKDPEVQRALRERLEALDVEIRTGRFVSAVDDDAIRLDGQSEEDDGETLPYDVLVWTGGVTGQDLMAEVNVEKDERSRRVYAESDFQTSDDRVFAIGDAALVDQGDGEFAPPTAQAAWQAAEVAGENLARTVRGEPLQTWKHTDKGTVVSVGETAVAHDVQGVPVSTFGGVPAKVLKKLIAARWIYTVSSARRSVDAWPDM from the coding sequence ATGGGTGCCCAGGTAGTGGTCGTCGGTTCCGGATACGCCGGAGCCGGAGCCGTAACGGCCTTCGAGGATGCCATTCGCGACGACGAAGCCGAACTGACCTGGATCTCCGACCACGAGTACCATCTCGTGTTACACGAGGTCCACCGCGTCATCCGCGATCCCGATGTCGCACCGAAGATCACGATACCGGTGTCGGAGATCAAGTCAGATGCGACCGACTTCCTGCAGGGGCGTGTCACTGGAATCGACACCGACGAGCGGACGGTCTCGCTCGGCGACGGCCGGCAGATCGCGTACGACTACCTGCTCGTCGGCGTCGGCTCCGGGACGGCGTTTTATGGGATCGAGGGCCTCGAGGAACACTCGTTTACGCTGAAGGGACTCGAGGACGCCAGACGGATCCACCGCGAGGTGACCGAGGCGGGAGAGCGTGCGACACGGGCTGAGCCCGCCCGCGTGATCGTCGGTGGCGCGGGCCTTTCGGGGATACAGACCGCCGGCGAAATCGCGACGTATTGCGACGAAACGCAGTTTCCGATCGAGGTCACGCTCGTGGAGGGGCTCGACGAGGTGTTCCCCGGAAAGGATCCGGAAGTGCAACGGGCGCTCCGTGAGCGTCTCGAAGCGCTCGATGTGGAGATCCGGACGGGGCGGTTCGTCTCGGCTGTCGACGACGACGCGATCAGACTCGACGGCCAAAGCGAGGAGGACGACGGTGAAACGCTTCCGTACGACGTACTCGTCTGGACCGGTGGGGTAACCGGTCAGGACCTGATGGCCGAGGTGAACGTCGAAAAGGACGAACGATCCCGCCGGGTGTACGCCGAGTCCGATTTCCAGACCAGCGACGACCGGGTGTTCGCGATCGGTGACGCGGCTCTGGTCGATCAGGGGGACGGAGAGTTCGCCCCGCCGACGGCACAGGCGGCCTGGCAGGCGGCCGAGGTCGCCGGCGAGAACCTCGCCCGTACCGTTCGCGGCGAGCCCCTGCAAACCTGGAAACATACGGACAAAGGGACCGTCGTTTCGGTCGGCGAGACGGCGGTCGCTCACGACGTTCAGGGCGTCCCGGTGTCGACGTTCGGTGGGGTTCCGGCGAAGGTATTGAAAAAGCTGATCGCCGCCAGGTGGATCTACACCGTCTCCTCGGCGAGGCGGAGCGTGGACGCCTGGCCGGACATGTGA
- a CDS encoding ABC transporter substrate-binding protein, with amino-acid sequence MTEIPQGRETREPDGTVSDDRDGQRIRRRTALCCLGTTAVVGLSGCASLLPSGDAAGERTITDVVGRTVDLPEYADRIVCVGGGTLRQIAYMKAADRVVGVENIPEQALDEIPYLLANPGLGELPIVGESGMDRDGNVEQILEVDPDVIFFNGDSSRADELRQRTNTPVVVIGVDSILEESGRELLYDTWETLGQTLRKEDRTAELQRFLGEVVSDLNDRTDDISAAERKSAYAGAFRFGGAHGLSTTRGDTTMFRFSNVDNAIDELEVDQPSVALGHERLLEEDPETIFVDVMSSERVRGEIDENPELGSLTAVEQGRVYTVLPVYRDMRNFGSILSNAYYVGMTLYPDRFVDVDIESRTDDIFETLLNAPLYERINQEFPDVFRPLL; translated from the coding sequence ATGACGGAAATCCCACAGGGACGTGAAACCCGGGAACCGGATGGGACCGTATCGGATGACCGAGATGGTCAACGGATCCGGCGGCGAACTGCCCTCTGTTGTCTCGGAACCACGGCTGTCGTCGGACTTTCAGGCTGTGCGAGTCTGTTGCCGTCCGGCGATGCGGCAGGGGAGCGAACTATCACTGACGTCGTCGGCAGGACGGTCGATCTTCCCGAGTACGCAGACCGGATCGTGTGTGTCGGCGGTGGAACGCTCAGACAGATCGCGTACATGAAGGCCGCGGACCGCGTTGTCGGTGTCGAGAACATTCCCGAGCAGGCGCTCGACGAAATCCCCTACCTTCTGGCCAATCCCGGCCTCGGAGAGCTCCCGATCGTCGGCGAGAGCGGGATGGACAGGGACGGCAACGTCGAACAGATTCTCGAGGTCGATCCGGACGTGATCTTCTTCAACGGGGACAGCTCGCGTGCAGACGAGTTACGGCAGCGAACGAACACACCGGTCGTCGTCATCGGTGTCGACAGTATACTCGAGGAATCCGGTCGAGAATTACTGTACGACACGTGGGAGACTCTCGGTCAGACGCTCCGGAAAGAAGACCGCACAGCGGAGCTGCAGAGGTTCCTGGGGGAGGTAGTTTCGGATCTGAACGACCGCACCGACGACATCTCGGCTGCGGAGCGAAAAAGCGCCTACGCCGGTGCGTTTCGGTTCGGGGGTGCTCACGGACTGTCGACGACGCGCGGTGACACGACGATGTTCCGCTTTTCAAACGTCGACAACGCCATCGACGAGCTCGAGGTCGATCAACCCTCCGTAGCGTTGGGTCACGAGCGACTGCTGGAGGAAGATCCGGAGACCATATTCGTCGACGTGATGAGCAGCGAGAGAGTTCGAGGAGAGATCGACGAAAACCCGGAGCTCGGGTCCCTCACGGCGGTCGAACAGGGACGCGTATATACCGTCTTGCCGGTGTATCGTGACATGCGTAACTTCGGGTCGATCCTGTCGAACGCCTACTACGTCGGAATGACGCTTTATCCCGACCGATTCGTGGATGTCGATATCGAATCCCGAACGGACGACATCTTCGAGACGCTTCTGAATGCTCCCCTATACGAACGAATTAACCAGGAGTTCCCCGATGTCTTCCGACCACTTCTCTGA
- a CDS encoding hydantoinase B/oxoprolinase family protein has product MSDRSDETSELGGGTTESGIDPVTLEVFRNQLESVAEEMGQTLIRGAYSPNIKERRDCSTALFDADGRMVAQAEHIPVHLGAMPEAVAAVRKLEPEPGDVYALNDPFTGGTHLPDVTLVSPVAPEGDVIGYAVSRAHHADVGGMAPGSMPAGAREIYQEGLRIPPTKLVEDGDPVADVLELLLSNVRNAGERRGDLQAQLAANQRAETRLGDLLEEHGTGQVIEGFDAVIDYSRSRVESEIDGLPDGEFEARDVLEGDGVSDEDVPIHATVTIDGSRVDVDFGGTAAQVPGNVNAPLSVAKSAVYFVVRCVTDPEIPPNHGCYEPVTVRAPEGSLLNPRPPAAVVGGNVETSQRITDVTFLALAQAAPDRVPAQGQGTMNNLTIGARDGSFTYYETIGGGFGARSDRDGMDGVQVGMTNTLNTPVESIETEYPMWIERYALRPDSGGVGRFRGGLGLERVVTVESDATVSLLSERRRYAPSGVAGGGNGATGENSIDGDPVPAKTTVEIEAGTTVTVRTPGGGGHGDPDERTSQSLAADVADEKQTDERRDPTNTD; this is encoded by the coding sequence ATGAGCGATCGATCCGACGAGACCAGCGAACTCGGCGGCGGGACCACCGAATCCGGGATCGACCCCGTGACCCTGGAGGTGTTTCGCAACCAGCTGGAAAGCGTCGCCGAGGAGATGGGTCAAACGCTGATCCGGGGGGCGTACTCGCCAAACATCAAGGAGCGGCGGGACTGTTCGACGGCGCTTTTCGACGCCGACGGTCGGATGGTCGCACAGGCCGAACACATTCCGGTCCACCTCGGGGCGATGCCGGAGGCGGTGGCGGCGGTCCGAAAGCTGGAGCCGGAACCGGGCGACGTGTACGCGCTCAACGATCCGTTCACGGGCGGGACACATCTCCCGGACGTCACACTCGTTTCGCCGGTCGCACCCGAGGGGGACGTGATCGGCTATGCGGTGTCGCGGGCCCATCACGCCGACGTCGGTGGAATGGCGCCGGGGAGCATGCCCGCAGGCGCCCGGGAGATCTACCAGGAGGGGCTCCGGATCCCGCCGACGAAGCTCGTCGAGGACGGCGACCCAGTGGCGGACGTCCTGGAACTTCTGCTCTCGAACGTTCGAAACGCCGGGGAGCGCCGGGGAGACCTGCAGGCGCAGCTCGCCGCGAACCAGCGGGCCGAAACTCGGCTCGGCGATCTCCTCGAAGAACACGGCACCGGACAGGTTATCGAGGGGTTCGACGCCGTCATCGACTACTCCCGGAGCCGGGTCGAATCCGAGATCGACGGCCTCCCGGACGGTGAGTTCGAAGCGCGGGACGTCCTCGAAGGTGACGGAGTAAGCGACGAGGACGTGCCGATCCACGCGACGGTCACGATCGACGGATCGCGCGTCGATGTGGACTTCGGGGGGACCGCAGCTCAGGTTCCGGGAAACGTGAACGCGCCGCTGTCGGTCGCCAAAAGCGCAGTCTACTTCGTCGTCCGATGTGTCACGGATCCCGAAATTCCGCCGAATCACGGCTGTTACGAGCCCGTGACCGTTCGTGCCCCGGAGGGCTCGCTTTTGAACCCTCGTCCTCCCGCGGCGGTCGTCGGCGGAAACGTCGAGACCAGCCAACGGATCACCGATGTAACGTTCCTCGCACTCGCCCAGGCTGCCCCCGATCGAGTGCCGGCACAGGGACAGGGGACGATGAACAACCTGACGATCGGTGCCCGGGACGGCTCGTTCACCTACTACGAGACGATCGGCGGCGGGTTCGGCGCACGGAGCGATCGGGACGGGATGGACGGCGTCCAGGTGGGGATGACGAACACGCTGAACACGCCCGTCGAGTCGATCGAAACCGAGTATCCGATGTGGATCGAACGATACGCGCTGCGACCCGACTCTGGCGGAGTAGGCCGGTTCCGCGGCGGGCTCGGCCTCGAGCGGGTCGTGACCGTCGAGTCGGACGCTACGGTGTCGCTGCTCTCGGAACGGCGACGGTACGCCCCCAGCGGCGTCGCCGGCGGCGGGAACGGCGCCACCGGCGAGAACTCCATCGACGGCGACCCAGTCCCCGCAAAGACAACCGTCGAGATCGAAGCTGGAACGACGGTAACCGTCCGCACGCCCGGCGGCGGCGGACACGGCGACCCGGACGAGCGCACGAGCCAGTCACTGGCCGCCGACGTCGCCGACGAAAAACAGACGGACGAACGACGGGACCCCACGAACACCGACTGA
- a CDS encoding Rrf2 family transcriptional regulator, which yields MADIELTTSQKTILSALVNLYGESEDAVKGEEIAEEVDRNPGTIRNQMQSLKALQLVEGVPGPKGGYKPTATAYEALEIQRMDEPASVPLQHEGAVVENANVEEINLSSVHHPELCRAEVQLQGSIREFHEGDSVKVGPTPLSRLVIEGTVDGKDDTANVLILRIDDMRAPVGNAGH from the coding sequence ATGGCAGACATCGAGCTCACGACGAGTCAGAAAACTATTCTCTCGGCACTCGTGAACCTCTATGGAGAGTCGGAAGACGCCGTAAAGGGTGAAGAGATCGCCGAGGAAGTCGACAGGAACCCGGGGACGATCCGCAACCAGATGCAGAGTCTCAAAGCGCTCCAGCTCGTGGAGGGAGTTCCGGGACCGAAGGGCGGATATAAACCGACTGCAACCGCCTACGAGGCACTGGAGATCCAGCGCATGGACGAACCAGCTTCGGTGCCGCTGCAGCACGAAGGAGCGGTGGTCGAAAACGCCAACGTGGAAGAGATCAACCTCTCTTCGGTCCACCATCCGGAGCTGTGTCGGGCGGAGGTCCAGCTCCAGGGATCGATCCGAGAGTTCCACGAGGGCGACTCGGTGAAGGTCGGACCCACCCCGCTGTCGAGGCTCGTCATCGAGGGCACCGTCGACGGGAAGGACGACACGGCGAACGTACTCATACTGCGGATCGACGATATGCGGGCCCCTGTCGGAAACGCGGGACACTGA
- a CDS encoding hydantoinase/oxoprolinase family protein, producing the protein MTETTTAVGVDVGGTFTDVALLVEGQLVTAKVPTTDDQSAGVLDGIRKACKEGGIEPGTVEEFVHAMTVSVNALLERDGARTALVTTAGFRDVLEIGRQDRPSLYDLDVEKPTPIVPRRRRFEIDERATAEGIERPVDADEVRDVAARIDDAGAESVAVCLLHAYAHPENEREIARILRAELEVSVSVSHEVLAEFREFERTATTAVDAYVRPAIDGYVGRLTERATAAGLPSPQIMQANGGIADAETVRNHAVTTVLSGPAAGVVGAAATAECDGLVTFDMGGTSTDVSLVRDGSAERTTDAEIDGIPIRTPMVDVNTVGAGGGSIAWVDEGGALRVGPRSAGANPGPACYGRGGSEPTVTDANVVLGYVGPETALGGELTLDVDAAKAALSELADRAGLPDAREAARGVYRVANATMTRAIRAVTVERGHDPRRFGLVAFGGAGPMHAAALADALDIERVTVPKPAGVLSAFGLLAADESHDAARTIKTEIVDADADRIESVYEELREEALADVSNPDRARLERAIDCRYSGQSFELTVPVGETFDPEMVTDRFHEAHETAYGYALEETVEGVTLRTTATVTRETPTVRHAGGEGDPVLGTRPAYFPESGERDATVFDRGAVAAGTVVDGPAILEQAESTTVVPPDWRGTVTEEGALRMEAVT; encoded by the coding sequence ATGACCGAAACAACGACCGCAGTCGGCGTCGACGTCGGCGGCACGTTCACGGACGTGGCGTTGCTCGTCGAGGGACAGCTCGTGACGGCGAAGGTTCCGACGACCGACGATCAAAGCGCCGGCGTCCTCGACGGGATCCGGAAGGCGTGCAAAGAGGGAGGGATCGAACCCGGTACTGTCGAAGAGTTCGTCCACGCGATGACGGTCTCGGTGAACGCGCTGCTCGAGCGAGACGGGGCGAGGACGGCGCTCGTGACGACCGCGGGGTTCCGAGACGTCCTGGAGATCGGACGGCAAGACCGACCCTCTCTGTACGATCTCGACGTCGAAAAGCCGACCCCGATCGTGCCCCGCAGGCGACGGTTCGAAATCGACGAACGGGCGACCGCCGAGGGAATCGAGCGTCCGGTCGACGCCGACGAAGTTCGCGACGTCGCCGCCCGGATCGACGATGCGGGCGCAGAAAGCGTCGCCGTCTGCCTTCTGCACGCGTACGCACATCCAGAAAACGAACGGGAGATCGCGCGGATCCTCCGTGCGGAACTCGAGGTTTCGGTGTCGGTCTCCCACGAGGTGCTCGCAGAGTTTCGAGAGTTCGAGCGGACCGCCACGACCGCCGTCGACGCCTACGTGCGGCCGGCGATCGACGGCTACGTGGGACGACTCACCGAACGGGCGACGGCGGCGGGACTCCCCTCCCCACAGATAATGCAGGCAAACGGGGGGATCGCCGACGCCGAGACCGTCAGGAACCACGCGGTGACGACGGTGCTTTCCGGCCCCGCGGCGGGAGTGGTCGGCGCGGCCGCCACCGCAGAGTGCGACGGCCTGGTCACCTTCGACATGGGCGGTACCTCTACTGACGTGAGCCTCGTCCGGGACGGCTCCGCCGAACGGACGACCGACGCTGAGATCGACGGGATCCCGATCCGAACCCCGATGGTCGACGTGAACACAGTCGGTGCAGGCGGTGGATCGATCGCCTGGGTCGACGAGGGCGGGGCACTCCGGGTGGGTCCACGTTCCGCCGGCGCGAATCCGGGTCCCGCCTGCTACGGCCGCGGGGGATCGGAACCGACGGTGACCGACGCGAACGTCGTGCTCGGCTACGTCGGCCCCGAAACGGCGCTGGGCGGGGAGCTCACCCTCGACGTCGATGCGGCGAAGGCAGCGCTTTCGGAACTCGCCGACCGGGCGGGACTCCCCGACGCCAGAGAGGCGGCACGCGGCGTCTATCGGGTCGCGAACGCGACGATGACCCGGGCGATTCGCGCAGTGACCGTCGAGCGCGGGCACGATCCCCGACGCTTCGGGCTGGTCGCCTTCGGCGGCGCGGGTCCGATGCACGCCGCCGCCCTGGCGGACGCTCTCGACATCGAACGGGTGACTGTCCCAAAGCCTGCCGGCGTGCTCTCGGCGTTCGGCCTGCTTGCGGCCGACGAGAGCCACGACGCGGCGAGAACCATCAAAACCGAGATCGTGGACGCCGACGCCGATCGGATCGAAAGCGTCTACGAGGAGCTCCGTGAGGAGGCGCTTGCGGACGTTTCGAATCCGGATCGTGCACGGTTAGAACGCGCGATCGACTGTCGGTACTCCGGCCAGAGTTTCGAGCTCACCGTTCCCGTCGGAGAGACGTTCGATCCCGAGATGGTCACAGACCGGTTCCACGAGGCCCACGAGACAGCCTACGGCTACGCGCTCGAGGAGACCGTCGAGGGCGTCACGCTCCGGACGACCGCAACAGTCACCCGCGAGACTCCGACCGTCCGACACGCCGGGGGCGAGGGGGATCCCGTGCTCGGGACGCGCCCCGCCTACTTCCCGGAAAGTGGCGAGCGCGACGCGACCGTGTTCGACCGGGGCGCCGTCGCTGCGGGGACCGTAGTCGACGGGCCGGCGATCCTCGAGCAGGCCGAGAGTACGACGGTGGTTCCGCCCGACTGGCGTGGGACGGTCACGGAGGAGGGCGCGCTTCGGATGGAGGCGGTCACATGA
- a CDS encoding ABC transporter ATP-binding protein, with the protein MTLEISDLTFRYDDLTVLDGVDLTVESGEIVGLLGPNGSGKSTLLKSIHRIHDPDSGTIEIDGRSVTEYRPKELARAASYVPQHGDSAFPATVFETVLQGRRPHGSWSPSRDDRKAAIDVLERLDIERFAARRMSDLSGGQQQKVRFARALVGDPSVMVLDEPTSALDLKHQIAVIDLVAEYVREQEVAAIAAMHDLNLASRYCNRIALLHDGDIHAVGSSEILTPELIKIVYDADVSIVHHKGQRIVVPDAATDTA; encoded by the coding sequence ATGACCCTCGAGATCTCCGATCTCACGTTTCGATACGACGATCTCACCGTCCTCGATGGTGTGGACCTCACAGTCGAATCCGGGGAAATTGTCGGACTGCTCGGACCGAACGGCTCCGGGAAGAGCACGCTTCTCAAGTCGATTCACCGGATTCACGATCCCGACAGCGGGACGATCGAAATAGACGGTCGGAGCGTTACGGAGTATCGACCCAAGGAACTCGCACGGGCGGCCAGCTACGTCCCACAGCACGGAGACAGCGCCTTTCCGGCGACGGTGTTCGAAACGGTTCTGCAGGGACGACGGCCACACGGAAGCTGGTCGCCCAGCCGGGATGACCGAAAGGCGGCGATCGATGTCCTCGAGCGTCTCGACATCGAACGCTTCGCCGCCCGCCGGATGAGCGACCTGAGCGGCGGACAGCAGCAGAAGGTTCGGTTTGCGCGTGCGTTGGTCGGCGATCCATCCGTGATGGTGCTCGACGAACCGACGAGTGCGCTCGATCTCAAACATCAGATCGCCGTGATCGATCTCGTTGCGGAGTACGTCCGCGAACAGGAGGTGGCCGCTATCGCCGCAATGCACGATCTTAATCTCGCATCCCGATACTGTAATCGCATCGCCTTGCTTCACGACGGGGACATCCACGCCGTCGGTTCGTCGGAGATCCTCACTCCCGAACTGATCAAAATTGTCTACGATGCTGACGTCTCTATCGTTCACCACAAGGGCCAGCGTATCGTGGTACCGGACGCAGCTACGGATACGGCCTAG
- a CDS encoding universal stress protein gives MTQQILVPMDDSPVAENALKYAIDTHPDAEITVLYVIHLEPLPGKGSVITFDEPMLEGAYGHAEQLFERAGEIASEAGYSGDLETDTAEGKPSREIIEYAEEHGFDAIVMGSHGRDGTARILLGSVAETVVRRAPVPVTVVR, from the coding sequence ATGACACAGCAGATCCTCGTTCCGATGGACGACTCGCCGGTGGCGGAGAACGCATTGAAGTATGCGATCGACACCCACCCAGACGCGGAGATCACGGTTCTGTACGTGATCCACCTTGAACCGCTCCCGGGCAAAGGATCGGTGATCACGTTCGACGAACCGATGCTGGAGGGGGCGTACGGCCACGCCGAACAGCTGTTCGAGCGGGCCGGTGAGATCGCGAGCGAGGCCGGTTACAGCGGCGATCTGGAGACCGACACCGCCGAAGGAAAGCCGTCACGGGAGATCATCGAGTACGCGGAGGAACACGGCTTCGACGCGATCGTCATGGGGAGCCACGGCCGCGACGGCACGGCCAGGATCCTTCTGGGCAGCGTCGCCGAGACGGTAGTCCGACGGGCCCCGGTCCCGGTGACGGTCGTTCGGTGA
- a CDS encoding VTT domain-containing protein, whose translation MLTELASSTIATPGILLAVVFLYAVVVAAFLPFPSEAVLVVPFALAYPWYVSFPLVIVTSAAGKAAGSLIALRIGYGVSRSGPVVRFFERVPYYKQFKQQTLVGLVQRYSYLGLGIAIAIPFLPETTTIYAFSVLDNRPFVFAATTFLATIARLLLVLTVVGGAYSVVD comes from the coding sequence GTGTTAACTGAGTTGGCCAGTTCGACGATCGCGACCCCAGGGATACTGCTGGCGGTCGTATTCCTGTATGCCGTCGTCGTCGCCGCGTTCCTCCCGTTCCCCTCCGAGGCAGTCCTGGTCGTCCCGTTCGCCCTCGCGTATCCCTGGTACGTGTCGTTTCCTCTCGTCATCGTGACGTCCGCGGCGGGGAAAGCCGCCGGCAGTTTGATCGCGCTCCGGATCGGCTACGGGGTCAGTCGATCGGGACCTGTCGTCCGGTTTTTCGAACGGGTTCCCTACTACAAACAGTTCAAACAGCAGACGCTCGTCGGTCTCGTCCAGCGATACAGCTATCTCGGCCTCGGAATCGCCATCGCGATCCCGTTTCTTCCGGAGACCACGACGATATACGCGTTCAGCGTCCTGGACAACCGACCGTTCGTGTTCGCCGCCACGACGTTCCTCGCCACGATCGCCCGACTGTTGCTCGTCCTGACGGTCGTCGGGGGCGCATACTCCGTCGTTGACTGA
- a CDS encoding iron ABC transporter permease — MSSDHFSEQVGEQSGFRNHRESVRRKIGFLVGTTVLLGILWVVGVAVGSVSYPLGDVVAALVRDGPESRQLAIWHVRIPRVLAATLAGGGLAVAGAAMQSVLRNPLGAPFTLGISHAAAFGAAVTIAFGGFGVSAEFLTLSVQTIGAFVGAMTATVAILLLVTYREATPETLILTGVAIGSLFNAGLALIQYFATDTEVAEIVYWTFGDVSRAAWDEIGFMFAIFVLGLGYFVYNGWNYDVLDAGTETALTLGVNVESLRIRGMAIASLVTAVMISFVGIIGFVGLVAPHIVRMVIGGTERYLLPASALVGAALLVAADTFARTIVAPIVLPVGIVTSFLGAPLFLYLTVEGKDYWR; from the coding sequence ATGTCTTCCGACCACTTCTCTGAGCAGGTCGGTGAGCAGTCGGGCTTTCGGAACCACCGCGAATCTGTCCGTCGGAAAATCGGGTTCCTCGTCGGGACAACTGTGTTGTTGGGGATCCTCTGGGTCGTCGGGGTCGCAGTCGGCTCCGTCTCCTATCCCCTCGGCGACGTGGTGGCTGCACTCGTTCGCGATGGCCCCGAGTCACGACAGTTGGCTATCTGGCACGTTCGAATCCCTCGGGTGCTCGCGGCGACCCTCGCCGGCGGTGGGCTTGCAGTCGCCGGTGCGGCGATGCAGTCTGTGCTTCGGAACCCACTGGGCGCACCGTTCACGCTCGGTATCTCGCATGCAGCAGCCTTCGGTGCGGCTGTTACGATTGCGTTCGGCGGGTTCGGCGTCAGCGCGGAGTTCCTCACGCTGTCTGTGCAGACGATCGGAGCGTTCGTCGGTGCAATGACCGCAACCGTGGCGATTCTCTTGCTGGTGACCTACCGGGAGGCAACCCCCGAAACGTTGATTCTCACGGGGGTGGCGATCGGATCGCTGTTCAACGCCGGGCTCGCACTGATCCAGTATTTCGCCACTGACACGGAGGTTGCAGAGATAGTCTACTGGACGTTCGGCGACGTGAGCCGGGCTGCCTGGGACGAAATCGGATTCATGTTCGCAATATTCGTTCTGGGGCTGGGTTACTTCGTGTACAACGGTTGGAATTACGACGTGCTCGATGCCGGCACCGAGACCGCGCTGACGCTCGGCGTCAACGTCGAATCACTCCGAATCAGGGGGATGGCGATCGCGTCGCTCGTGACCGCAGTAATGATCTCGTTTGTCGGAATTATCGGGTTCGTCGGTCTCGTTGCACCACACATCGTCCGGATGGTCATCGGCGGAACTGAGAGATATCTACTTCCGGCGTCGGCGCTCGTCGGGGCAGCGTTGCTCGTCGCAGCGGACACGTTCGCTCGGACGATCGTTGCCCCGATCGTGCTGCCAGTAGGGATCGTCACGTCGTTTCTGGGCGCACCACTGTTCCTCTATTTGACAGTCGAAGGGAAGGACTACTGGAGATGA
- a CDS encoding proteasome-activating nucleotidase has translation MSDTVEDVDLPYDEDVSSKQEKIEALRERLEVLESQNEEMRDQLLDANAENNKYQQKLERLTHENKKLKQSPLFVATVQEITDEGVVIKQHGNNQEALTEVTEEMRSELEPDARVAVNNSLSIVKRLDNETDVRARVMQVEHSPDVTYADIGGLEEQMQEVRETVEMPLDRPEMFEQVGIQPPSGVLLYGPPGTGKTMLAKAVANQTDATFIKMAGSELVHKFIGEGAKLVRDLFEVARENEPAVLFIDEIDAIASKRTDSKTSGDAEVQRTMMQLLSEMDGFEDRGEVRIIAATNRFDMLDEAILRPGRFDRLIEIPKPDEAGRDIIFQIHTRKMNVDDDVDFAELAERTENASGADIKAICTEAGMFAIRDDRTEIYMQDFIDAHEKISQTDGDDPDEALAFA, from the coding sequence ATGAGCGATACGGTTGAGGACGTCGATCTGCCGTACGACGAAGACGTCTCCTCGAAACAGGAGAAGATCGAGGCGCTTCGCGAACGGCTCGAGGTCCTCGAGTCACAAAACGAGGAAATGCGGGATCAGCTCCTCGATGCGAACGCGGAGAACAACAAGTACCAGCAGAAGCTCGAGCGGCTGACCCACGAGAACAAGAAGCTCAAGCAGTCGCCGCTGTTCGTCGCGACCGTCCAGGAGATCACCGACGAGGGCGTCGTGATCAAACAGCACGGCAACAACCAGGAGGCGCTCACCGAGGTCACCGAGGAGATGCGCTCGGAGCTCGAGCCCGACGCGCGCGTCGCGGTCAACAACTCGCTTTCGATCGTCAAGCGGCTGGACAACGAGACCGACGTCCGGGCACGCGTGATGCAGGTCGAACACAGCCCCGACGTCACCTACGCCGACATCGGCGGGCTCGAAGAGCAGATGCAGGAGGTCCGCGAGACCGTCGAGATGCCGCTCGACCGCCCGGAGATGTTCGAACAGGTCGGGATCCAGCCGCCGTCGGGTGTCCTGCTGTACGGTCCTCCTGGAACGGGCAAGACGATGCTCGCGAAGGCCGTCGCGAACCAGACGGACGCGACGTTCATCAAGATGGCCGGCTCCGAACTGGTCCACAAGTTCATCGGCGAGGGCGCGAAGCTGGTTCGGGACCTGTTCGAAGTGGCCAGGGAAAACGAGCCCGCGGTGCTTTTCATCGACGAGATCGACGCGATCGCCTCCAAGCGGACCGACTCGAAGACCTCCGGCGACGCGGAGGTCCAGCGGACGATGATGCAGCTGCTCTCGGAGATGGACGGCTTCGAGGACCGGGGGGAGGTGCGGATCATCGCCGCCACGAACCGGTTCGACATGCTGGACGAGGCGATCCTCCGGCCCGGCCGGTTCGATCGGCTCATCGAGATCCCCAAACCCGACGAGGCGGGACGCGATATCATCTTCCAGATCCACACCCGGAAGATGAACGTCGACGACGACGTCGACTTCGCCGAACTCGCCGAACGCACCGAGAACGCCTCCGGCGCCGACATCAAGGCGATCTGCACGGAGGCGGGGATGTTCGCGATCCGGGACGACCGCACCGAGATCTACATGCAGGACTTCATCGACGCCCACGAGAAGATCTCTCAGACCGACGGCGACGACCCCGACGAGGCGCTCGCGTTCGCCTGA